ACAAACATCTCATTATTCTATTCATGCATTCGGCACTTCTCATTACACTCCACACTCCTCACGACCACCTCATTTACTCATCCCCCCACTATACCAAgaaaacaacattaaaaaaacaaaaacaaaaacacaaatcatAGAGAACGTACATTGCTTTTACTCAATTACTATGTATACCTCTCGATCCCTCTCTCACGAGTCACCCCCCACCCCTTGAAAATATTGACACTAACAAACGTAAACTGTATCATCATTAGATTACACTTGCCATTagagaggaaagaaagaattcACTCTTGTGCATTAATGCATTCTAATCAATGTATCAATCCTTAAGACCTCCCCTTATAGAACATTGAACACTGCCACTCTGGCCTTGAGATCTGCGAACCGGCACTTGCCGGGCAAGCCTTGACTCCCGCCGATGGTGGGACCATACAGTTATACGACAGGCACAACGACGCCGTATCCGGCAATGCCGCCCCCGGTTCCAGCCTGAACCCGTTTAGATAATTGTGCTGCAAGTACAACGTCTTGGTGCCACCTCGGTACACGCTCTTTACGTACTCCTCCGGCACCCTCCCGATCAGACGGTTGTTATTCAGGAACAAGCTCTCCACCCCAATCAACACCGCTGATAACTCCCCCGTCAAGAAGTTGTGGCTCAGGTCCACGATGGAACCCTCACCGTATGATAGGGGTGTCGTGGGACCGGCGAGGAGGACCCCACCGGACAGATTGTTCCGTTGCAGTAGTAAAGACGAGAGGGTGGGTCTGAAGAGTGGGGCCGGGATGGGACCATCGAATTGATTCATGCTCAGGTCCAGATACACTAACTCGGAGAGCGATCCCAAGCCGTTGAGTGGGCCCCACATCGTATTACGCGATAGAGACAGGTAACGGAGGGACGAAGGAAGTGACGGCAGCTGCCCGTTGAGTCTGTTCCACTTCAAATCTAGATGCAGCAGCTGCGTCGACACGTCCGGTAACTCGCCTGATAGAGAGTTGGACGCCAATATGAGGACCTTGAGTCTGGGCAACCGGGTGAGACCTGGCGGGATGGATCCGGTGAGCTGGTTGTAACTCAGGTCGAGGGTGTGCAAATTCGAGAAAGCCGAGAAACAAGAGGGGACGGGACCGGTCAGGCGGTTTTCGGTTAAGGAGATGACTCGGAGGTTAGAGAGGCGGCAGAGTTGGAGTGGGATGGGGCCGGTGACGAGGCCGGGAAAGAGGAGGAGTTGGGTCAGTTCGGTGAGTTGGAAGAGGGAGCTGGAGAGAGATCCGGCGAGTCCATGCGAGCCAGAGAGGCCGGTACCGAGTGAGAGAACGGTGACGcggagagaagaagaaatgagagaGCAGGTGAGGCCGGAAAAAGAAGAGCATGGATCGGTGGAAGCGAAGTCCCAGGTGGAAAAGAATGCCGATCCTGGGATGTCGGTGAGGGAAGCTTTGATGGCTTTTAGTGCATTGAGATCTACGGTGCTAAGCTTTAGACGTTGATCTTCCCGTTGAAGAGACAGAGAAGGGAGGAGCAAGAACAGGAGGAGGAAGCGAAGAGAGCGTATGGGTTCGTCCATGAGCAAGTGAAAAATGTGTTCTTTGGACAGTGATGTGGGAGTGTGATAAGTGGACAAGTTTCCCTTTGacaccgagagagagagagagagagagagagagagaacctagGAACATACGTGGGATTCAGTTTGATTGATGTAAGGTCTATAACTTTTTATACGTTGCTTTGAGAGGAAGAGGTGGATAAGGCAGAAATAAAGGTAATCATGCGTTTCTGTTCCAAAGTTAATGGTTAAAGTGGCTAAAAGGGTACCTGACAGACTAGTAGTGTAAGCAAGCAGGAGGATGATACATTGATACTTGGGTGAGAGGCAGAAAAGGACATGACAGCGGTAGTACTGAACCCAGATTTTGGTGCGAGACATGCATTTGTACGTACGAATTAAGCTAATTTTGGCGATGACTTTTCGTCTCctctgggaaaaaaaaatgtgtaactCTTTGCTGAAGTCACTGTAATGATCCATTCTGAACCCAGATTTTATGTTTTTGagataataattttgttttaaaaagaaCGATGACAACCCACTTGAAGTTCATTTCAGATTAATGAACTTTTTTATAATGGCTTGATTAGTAAAGGCGGTTCTTTTGTTTCGTTGCCTGCCCTTGTGAGCTTTGAgaaattaaagtttttttttgtcCTGATGTTGTTCAACATGCATGTTTCAATAACAACCTTCCTCTTCATCATTATGTTTTCAATAGCTTTGAATTAGTTAAAATTGCAAAATTGGCATCCTAACTTGTTTGATatgtttatcaattttttagttttaaattctataatttgaacatatattttaaaagatatggATGGTCATAAATATGATACAGACTGAAATTATACTACCAACCAACTGGTCGGTTCCATTACTAAGAATGGtattctaaaattttaataatcatACTGTTTTAAAACTTCAAAGGGTTCACCTAAGTGGTGAAGGACTTAGCTTTGGGGTATGACTCTCTTCAGGGTTCAAGATTCAACACTTcataggtgcaaacaatcttttaAAGCTACACTCCTTAATAAAAAATCAgcgatttaattatttttgtgtaggaaaattttaaaaaatgcggTGCACGAAATTGAGATTTAGTCGACAGAGGTGGATCCGAAGGATCTGCCTTAGAGAGGCATatgtcaataaaataaaatatccatTCTGTTTTTATAGATTAAAGATACAACTTGCTCCAAAATGCATTGCCAGAAGTAAAGGTGCAGATAACTCCAAATAATCATCTTCTTTAAACGAggcttcatatttaaataatagCTAACTACTTATATATAGACAGTGTCGGTGTCACCAACTCACAGCGGTCTaagctttatttttttgttcaacaAAAATTAAAGACAATGGTCTAAAAACTCGTTGCTGCCCACATTTATAGGATGTTCTTGATTCGATACTGAGGCACATGGGATCCTCAAGAGAGGGATTAAAAACAAGCACATGGTATGAGTGTGGGCACAAATATACAAATCAGTCACTGAACATGCAGCAAAATTTGAGTATATTTGATGTGtcctataaatattaaaaaaatgaattataaaataatgttagatatataaGCCAAGGATTGCATTTGGATCCACAAATCAAGTAGATGGAAAATTGGAGAGGTTTAGGCCGAGAAGATGCTGCTCTCTCTCGGTTGATTGATTTTGAAGTAGCACACTAACACACAAACCCATCAATTCGCACGAGGCCCGGCATGCAACAAAGGGCGTATTCTGAGTCTCTGACGCGTCTGGGTCATATCCACCCACTCTTTCCCGTACCTGTTTTATGTGGTTCACGCTCGTCTCTCCCTCGCTGGCTATACTGTCTGTGTATCAGTGAATGATGTGGGTTGATGCGTGCAGGACCGAAGGCAGCTGCTCATGCCCATAATAATTGACATGAATTGGTCCCATTCAAATTACTTTTGTTGGGACGGACAACTACATAGTATAAAGCTATGCCACAACCTTAGAACACAAAAAGTTCTCTGTAATgtagttattatttttaaacaaaagcTTAGATCTTAATCGTGATACTcgccttaatatatataaaaaccacCTTACAACCTAATTGTGAAACTCAccttaaattttaatataatgattattattttgagaaacaaacagaagattaaaaaaatcaataaagttGCATGTTCGGACAAAACAAACAGAAATATATCAACTGCAGAGAATGTGATCATTTTTATCTGAAAAAAACAGGCCCCAGTGACACACTGGTTCCAATCCACTACCAAAGACATTAAGAAAAGAAACTGAAACTCGATCAGATAACATCTTTTTCTTATGAAACAGTACATAATAACATGACTTTAGGAATCCTCAGTGGCAGGTTGGTTCACTCCAAACTTCACCAGCAACTTTGTCAAAGATTCGGGCGAGGAAACTTGATACTTCACAGTGCCAGAAGGTGAGAGGAAAACCTCAGCTAATTCAAGCTTATCGGAACTAAGACTCGTGCTGTCCATGGTTTTACTGAGCACCTTCAATGCAAGCTCGACTGCCCCTTCCCTTGTGATATCATCCTTGTAATCCTGTTTAAGCATTGATTGTGCTGCCTGGTTGTTTGCACCAATTGCTGCAGCTTTCCAACCTCCATAGTTCCCACTAGGGTCGCTCATATACAACTGAAAACCAAGATTCTTGTCCCATCctgcaaaaagaaatgaaacacCAAAAGGCCGGAGACCTCCAAATTGTGTGTACCCTTGCTTAGTATCACAAAGGGATTGAACTAGTTGCTCGACCGGCATGGGCTCTTGGTAAGCAAACGTGTAGCGTTGGGCTTGGACCCTAGCTGTGTTAGTTAGGATGTTGGCATCAGACATTATTCCAGCCACAGCACATGCAACATGATCATCAATCTTGTACATCTTCTCAGTGGAACCTGAGGTTTGCAGAAGTTTGGAAGTAACCTTTTTTTCACCAACCAAGACAACCCCATCTTTTGATAATATTCCAATTGCAGCACCTGCATTTCCAATGGCCTC
This is a stretch of genomic DNA from Carya illinoinensis cultivar Pawnee chromosome 3, C.illinoinensisPawnee_v1, whole genome shotgun sequence. It encodes these proteins:
- the LOC122303259 gene encoding probable inactive leucine-rich repeat receptor kinase XIAO produces the protein MDEPIRSLRFLLLFLLLPSLSLQREDQRLKLSTVDLNALKAIKASLTDIPGSAFFSTWDFASTDPCSSFSGLTCSLISSSLRVTVLSLGTGLSGSHGLAGSLSSSLFQLTELTQLLLFPGLVTGPIPLQLCRLSNLRVISLTENRLTGPVPSCFSAFSNLHTLDLSYNQLTGSIPPGLTRLPRLKVLILASNSLSGELPDVSTQLLHLDLKWNRLNGQLPSLPSSLRYLSLSRNTMWGPLNGLGSLSELVYLDLSMNQFDGPIPAPLFRPTLSSLLLQRNNLSGGVLLAGPTTPLSYGEGSIVDLSHNFLTGELSAVLIGVESLFLNNNRLIGRVPEEYVKSVYRGGTKTLYLQHNYLNGFRLEPGAALPDTASLCLSYNCMVPPSAGVKACPASAGSQISRPEWQCSMFYKGRS
- the LOC122303260 gene encoding proteasome subunit alpha type-4-A-like, yielding MSRRYDSRTTIFSPEGRLFQVEYAMEAIGNAGAAIGILSKDGVVLVGEKKVTSKLLQTSGSTEKMYKIDDHVACAVAGIMSDANILTNTARVQAQRYTFAYQEPMPVEQLVQSLCDTKQGYTQFGGLRPFGVSFLFAGWDKNLGFQLYMSDPSGNYGGWKAAAIGANNQAAQSMLKQDYKDDITREGAVELALKVLSKTMDSTSLSSDKLELAEVFLSPSGTVKYQVSSPESLTKLLVKFGVNQPATEDS